In Kordia antarctica, the following proteins share a genomic window:
- a CDS encoding peptidase domain-containing ABC transporter, whose amino-acid sequence MKFNSIIYVLILAILILAFGIIYQVILSLTIDENSEKFTKRHQLRKQWFLNILKPDHKTIGYSFILGLCIAILGMSIAVFAQQLIDQILPSKNTNMLIFSIVIVSVLLLVKVFFTTLRDNFLISQSKDLNNRIIDRFYTSLLRLPKPFFDTRKIGELVARFNDTQRIQNVIKVIIGNVVIHTLISIVSLAFLFYYSWKIGLIAAISLPFYFLFIYGFNTKIIVAQKEIMRSSTDNESNYINSIQNISTIKNTKRLSVFQKMNQRMYGNFQDKIFQLGKINVRLSLFSSVFGVLFLMGVLMYAAFEVYSGFMLIGELTAVLCIASSLLPSVASLALVAIPINEAQVAFDRMHELIALEEESSEKTLITQFESLTITDVSFAFSRRKQILNKINIQVSKNQCIAIVGESDCGKTTLSQLIQKKYTHTNGEILVNEKIPLQQISTKDWHTMIGVIPQEIIIFPGTLFDNIVLGKKDSLQNVDAFITEYSFEDFIQSLPKGYATLLGKDGINLSDGQKQILALIRVLYKKPQVLILDEFTATMDRNTAMFVFKVLKQLKSKITIIIISHHLQYLKLVVDEIYIIQEGETKVHGSHRTLLKTQNFYSDFWEKLLKTSEIVSWIS is encoded by the coding sequence ATGAAATTTAATTCGATTATATATGTTTTGATACTGGCGATTTTAATTTTAGCCTTTGGAATTATTTACCAAGTAATTCTATCGCTCACGATTGACGAAAATTCAGAAAAATTTACTAAAAGACATCAACTACGAAAACAATGGTTTTTAAACATTTTGAAACCCGATCATAAAACCATTGGATACAGCTTTATATTAGGATTATGTATTGCAATTTTAGGAATGAGCATTGCGGTGTTTGCACAACAATTAATCGATCAGATATTGCCCTCTAAAAACACCAATATGCTCATTTTTAGTATCGTTATCGTCTCCGTATTATTATTAGTAAAAGTGTTTTTTACGACGCTGCGCGATAATTTTCTGATTTCACAAAGCAAAGATTTAAACAATCGAATTATTGATCGATTTTACACATCATTGTTGCGATTGCCAAAACCGTTTTTTGACACGCGAAAGATTGGCGAATTGGTGGCAAGATTCAACGATACACAACGAATTCAAAATGTGATCAAAGTAATTATAGGAAATGTTGTTATTCATACATTAATTTCTATTGTTTCATTAGCATTTCTATTTTATTATTCATGGAAAATTGGCTTGATTGCAGCTATAAGTTTGCCATTTTATTTTCTATTTATATATGGTTTCAATACAAAAATCATTGTAGCACAAAAGGAAATCATGCGAAGTTCTACAGATAATGAGAGCAATTATATCAACTCGATTCAAAATATTTCAACCATAAAAAACACAAAAAGACTAAGTGTTTTCCAGAAAATGAATCAACGTATGTATGGAAATTTTCAAGATAAGATATTTCAATTAGGGAAAATAAATGTGCGTTTGTCGCTATTTTCAAGTGTATTTGGCGTGTTATTCCTAATGGGCGTTTTAATGTACGCGGCGTTTGAAGTTTATAGCGGATTTATGTTGATTGGCGAACTGACAGCCGTTTTGTGCATTGCAAGTTCGTTGCTTCCTTCTGTGGCAAGTTTGGCTTTAGTCGCAATTCCGATCAATGAAGCGCAAGTTGCTTTTGACAGAATGCACGAATTGATTGCTTTGGAAGAAGAATCCTCAGAAAAAACACTAATTACACAGTTTGAATCATTAACTATTACAGATGTTTCTTTTGCCTTTTCACGCAGAAAACAAATTTTAAATAAGATAAATATTCAGGTTTCTAAAAATCAATGTATTGCCATTGTTGGCGAAAGTGATTGCGGAAAAACTACGCTGAGTCAACTAATTCAAAAAAAATACACACATACCAATGGAGAAATTTTAGTGAATGAAAAAATTCCGTTACAACAAATTTCAACCAAAGATTGGCACACTATGATTGGCGTTATTCCGCAAGAAATTATCATTTTTCCAGGCACTTTATTTGACAATATTGTCTTAGGCAAAAAAGATTCGCTTCAAAATGTGGACGCGTTTATTACGGAATATAGTTTTGAAGATTTTATTCAAAGTTTACCAAAAGGCTACGCAACTTTGTTAGGAAAAGACGGCATAAATTTATCTGACGGACAAAAACAGATATTGGCATTAATTCGAGTTTTATACAAAAAGCCACAAGTGCTCATTTTGGATGAATTCACGGCAACGATGGACAGAAATACTGCAATGTTCGTTTTTAAAGTATTAAAACAATTAAAATCAAAAATTACCATCATTATTATTTCCCATCATTTACAGTATTTAAAGTTAGTTGTCGATGAAATTTATATAATTCAAGAAGGAGAAACAAAAGTACATGGAAGTCATAGAACATTATTAAAGACACAAAATTTTTATAGTGATTTTTGGGAAAAGCTACTAAAAACATCTGAAATAGTTAGTTGGATTTCATAA
- a CDS encoding aspartyl/asparaginyl beta-hydroxylase domain-containing protein, with translation MVDFKIMYTFSKELIKKYEYMEQNTPKTGYLLFPFTFDVKALQVDLATCMKFNFLENYVPTNYAGKDYILPLRSVDGTLDSAVATENQASRFKNTVVLDECPYFDEVINSFLCDKEAVRLMNLPAGKIVNTHIDYNGGYEDGIFRVHIPVITNDEVFFILNDERLQMRSGEAWYTNINLPHGVENNGTTHRVHLVIDCIRNDWSDELFFSLAPKESFFPSKEEESPETLQRMIDEFKNHQNPVFYEIIAEFEEKLKTFK, from the coding sequence ATGGTAGATTTCAAAATTATGTATACTTTTAGCAAAGAACTAATCAAAAAGTATGAATACATGGAACAAAACACGCCCAAAACTGGATATTTGCTATTTCCTTTTACGTTTGATGTGAAAGCTTTGCAAGTAGATTTAGCAACCTGTATGAAGTTTAACTTTTTGGAAAATTATGTGCCAACTAATTATGCTGGAAAAGACTATATTTTGCCACTTCGTTCTGTTGATGGAACTTTAGATTCTGCTGTTGCTACTGAAAATCAAGCAAGTAGATTCAAAAATACAGTTGTATTGGATGAATGTCCATATTTTGACGAAGTGATCAATTCTTTTTTATGCGACAAAGAAGCTGTTCGATTGATGAATCTCCCAGCGGGAAAAATTGTCAATACACATATTGATTACAATGGCGGTTATGAAGATGGAATTTTCAGAGTTCACATTCCAGTGATTACAAATGATGAAGTTTTCTTTATTTTGAATGATGAACGTTTGCAAATGCGTTCCGGTGAAGCTTGGTATACAAATATAAATTTGCCACATGGCGTAGAAAATAACGGAACTACACATCGCGTTCATTTGGTAATTGATTGTATTAGAAACGATTGGTCGGATGAATTATTTTTCTCGCTGGCACCAAAAGAAAGCTTTTTTCCTTCGAAGGAAGAAGAATCGCCAGAAACCTTACAACGCATGATTGACGAATTTAAAAATCATCAAAATCCTGTATTTTACGAAATTATCGCAGAGTTTGAAGAAAAACTGAAAACGTTTAAGTAG
- a CDS encoding alkaline phosphatase D family protein, which translates to MKNILLSCLFLVFSFVSIAQENLLQSGPMVGYSDFREALIWVQTTKPANVKIGYFASDENEKFTKNIQTTLENDLIAKLTPNEVDYGKTYRYKLYINDIYVPRAYKLEFQTQTLWQYRTDPPDFKIALGSCSFINETKDDRPNPYGGKYQIFDAILAKNPDLMLWVGDNMYLRTPDFMTETGIRHRFRHTRATPELQALLGSVHHYATWDDHDYGPNDGDRSYVNKKITENTFNKYWGNLNTNAAGNGGVTQHFAWNDVEVFMLDDRYHRAPNRDPNDDRAYLGKQQLDWLIDALTNSSATFKIIVNGGQVISDVAKFENYAMYPTERAKLLQRLHDSKIEGVFFISGDRHHTEISRLEREDAYPLIDITCSPLTAGTHKARDEGNTLQVKDKTFYNRNFGIIDVSGKRKERTLLLTIYDSDGKKAIDYTIKAQDLRYPRK; encoded by the coding sequence ATGAAAAATATCCTATTGTCGTGCCTATTTTTAGTTTTCTCTTTTGTAAGTATTGCGCAAGAAAATTTATTACAATCTGGACCAATGGTTGGATATTCAGATTTTAGAGAAGCATTAATTTGGGTTCAAACTACGAAACCAGCAAACGTGAAAATCGGCTATTTTGCTTCTGATGAAAATGAAAAATTCACAAAAAACATTCAAACTACTTTAGAAAATGACTTGATAGCGAAGTTAACGCCAAACGAAGTTGACTACGGAAAAACATATAGATATAAACTGTATATCAATGACATATACGTTCCAAGAGCTTATAAATTAGAGTTTCAGACACAAACTTTATGGCAGTACAGAACTGATCCGCCAGATTTTAAAATTGCGTTAGGTTCGTGTAGTTTTATTAATGAAACTAAAGATGACCGACCGAATCCGTATGGTGGAAAGTATCAAATATTTGATGCTATTCTTGCAAAAAATCCAGATTTAATGTTATGGGTTGGCGATAATATGTATTTGCGAACGCCCGATTTTATGACTGAAACTGGAATTCGCCATCGATTCAGACATACGCGCGCAACTCCAGAATTGCAAGCATTACTAGGAAGTGTACATCATTATGCAACTTGGGACGATCATGATTATGGACCAAATGATGGAGATCGTAGTTATGTGAATAAAAAAATTACGGAGAATACTTTTAATAAATATTGGGGAAATTTGAATACAAATGCTGCCGGAAATGGCGGCGTAACACAACATTTTGCGTGGAATGATGTAGAAGTTTTTATGTTGGATGATCGATATCACAGAGCGCCAAATAGAGATCCGAATGATGACAGAGCGTATTTAGGCAAACAACAATTGGATTGGCTGATTGATGCGTTAACGAATAGCAGCGCGACGTTTAAAATCATCGTAAATGGCGGACAAGTGATCAGTGATGTCGCAAAGTTTGAAAACTACGCAATGTATCCAACGGAGCGCGCAAAGTTGTTACAACGCTTGCATGACTCCAAAATAGAAGGCGTATTTTTTATTAGTGGCGACAGACATCATACAGAGATTTCCAGATTGGAGCGTGAAGACGCATATCCGTTGATTGATATTACGTGTTCTCCGCTTACCGCTGGAACTCATAAAGCAAGAGACGAAGGCAATACGCTTCAAGTGAAAGACAAAACATTTTACAATCGTAACTTTGGAATTATTGACGTTTCTGGCAAACGAAAAGAACGCACGTTGCTTCTAACTATTTATGA